A genomic window from Helicobacter pylori includes:
- a CDS encoding Do family serine endopeptidase, giving the protein MVKKTLFISLALALSLNAGNIQIQNMPKVKERISVPSKDDTIYSYHDSIKDSIKAVVNISTEKKIKNNFIGGGVFNDPFFQQFFGDLGGMIPKERMERALGSGVIISKDGYIVTNNHVIDGADKIKVTIPGSNKEYSATLVGTDSESDLAVIRITKDNLPTIKFSDSNDILVGDLVFAIGNPFGVGESVTQGIVSALNKSGIGINSYENFIQTDASINPGNSGGALIDSRGGLMGINTAIISKTGGNHGIGFAIPSNMVKDIVTQLIKTGKIERGYLGVGLQDVSGDLQNSYDNKEGAVVISVEKDSPAKKAGILVWDLITEVNGKRVKNSNELRNLIGSMLPNQRVTLKVIRDKKERVFTLTLAERKNPNKKETISSQNGAQGQLNGLQVEDLTQKTKKSMRLSDDVQGVLVSQVNENSPAEQAGFRQGNIITRIEDIEIKSVTDFNHALEKYKGKPKRFLVLDLNQGYRLILVK; this is encoded by the coding sequence ATGGTGAAAAAAACTCTTTTTATCTCTTTGGCTTTAGCGCTAAGTTTGAATGCGGGCAATATCCAAATCCAAAACATGCCCAAAGTTAAAGAGCGCATAAGCGTCCCCTCTAAAGACGATACGATCTACTCTTATCACGACTCCATTAAGGACTCTATTAAAGCGGTGGTGAATATCTCTACTGAAAAAAAGATTAAAAACAATTTTATAGGTGGCGGTGTGTTTAATGACCCCTTTTTCCAACAATTTTTTGGGGATTTGGGCGGAATGATCCCTAAAGAAAGAATGGAAAGGGCTTTGGGTAGCGGCGTAATCATTTCTAAAGATGGTTATATTGTAACTAATAACCATGTGATTGATGGCGCGGATAAAATTAAAGTAACCATTCCAGGGAGCAATAAAGAATATTCGGCGACTTTAGTAGGCACGGATTCTGAAAGCGATTTAGCCGTGATTCGCATCACTAAAGACAATTTGCCCACGATCAAATTCTCTGATTCTAACGATATTTTAGTGGGCGATTTGGTTTTTGCGATCGGTAATCCTTTTGGTGTGGGTGAAAGCGTTACACAAGGCATTGTTTCAGCGCTCAATAAAAGCGGGATCGGCATTAACAGCTATGAAAATTTCATTCAAACAGACGCTTCTATCAATCCTGGAAATTCCGGTGGCGCTTTGATTGACAGCCGTGGAGGGTTAATGGGCATTAATACCGCTATCATCTCTAAAACCGGAGGCAACCACGGCATTGGCTTTGCCATCCCTTCTAACATGGTTAAAGACATTGTAACTCAGCTCATCAAAACCGGCAAGATTGAAAGAGGTTACTTGGGCGTGGGCTTGCAAGATGTGAGTGGGGATTTGCAAAATTCTTACGACAATAAAGAAGGGGCGGTGGTCATTAGCGTAGAAAAAGACTCTCCGGCTAAAAAAGCAGGGATTTTGGTGTGGGATTTGATCACCGAAGTCAATGGCAAAAGAGTTAAAAACTCAAACGAATTAAGAAATCTAATCGGCTCCATGCTCCCCAATCAAAGGGTAACCTTAAAAGTCATTAGGGACAAAAAAGAACGCGTTTTCACTCTCACTCTAGCTGAAAGGAAAAACCCTAACAAAAAAGAGACCATTTCTTCTCAAAATGGGGCGCAAGGTCAATTGAACGGGCTTCAAGTAGAAGATTTAACCCAAAAAACCAAAAAATCCATGCGTTTGAGCGATGATGTTCAAGGGGTTTTAGTCTCTCAAGTGAATGAAAATTCCCCAGCAGAGCAAGCCGGCTTTAGGCAAGGTAACATCATTACAAGAATTGAAGACATTGAAATCAAGAGCGTTACGGATTTTAACCATGCTTTAGAAAAGTATAAAGGCAAGCCCAAACGATTCTTAGTTTTAGATTTAAATCAAGGTTACAGACTGATTTTAGTGAAGTAA
- a CDS encoding amino acid permease: MEHQEITQKQGELKRDMKMRHLLMIAFGGAIGTGLFVGTGGNIASAGPLGTLIAYGFGGLVVYCIMLSLGELASVYPTTGSFGDYAAQFIGPGTGYMVFWMYWLGWVITVALEYIAIGMLMQRWFVGIPVHYWVMLCIALVFLLNFFSVKIFAEGEFFFSLIKVLAVIAFIGIGAIGIIYQIYLHGFSSIFNNFYFGDKGFFPNGSAAVFSAMLAVIFAFTGTEVIGVAVGETKNASEVMPKAIKATLWRIVFFFLGSVFVISVFLPMSDSSITQSPFVSVLERINLPFVGMGIPYVADIMNAVIITAMFSTANSGLYGASRMIYGLSKQKMFFKVFSKLNQQGTPTYAMFFSISFSLIGLLVQIYAKENVVEALINVISFTVIIVWVSVSISQYSFRKQYLKAGHSLENLPYKAPFLPFLQLIGITGCVIGVIGSAMDKDQRIGMILTIVFAIVCYIGYYFTQKANENNKKDLI; the protein is encoded by the coding sequence ATGGAACATCAAGAGATAACGCAAAAACAAGGCGAGCTTAAAAGAGACATGAAAATGCGCCATCTCTTAATGATTGCATTTGGGGGAGCGATTGGCACAGGGCTTTTTGTAGGCACTGGGGGTAATATTGCAAGCGCTGGCCCTTTAGGGACCTTGATCGCTTATGGTTTCGGGGGGCTTGTGGTCTATTGCATCATGCTCTCTTTAGGCGAATTAGCGAGCGTCTATCCCACTACGGGGAGTTTTGGGGATTATGCGGCTCAATTCATAGGCCCTGGCACAGGCTATATGGTTTTTTGGATGTATTGGCTTGGCTGGGTGATCACGGTTGCATTAGAATATATCGCTATTGGCATGCTCATGCAACGCTGGTTTGTGGGTATTCCTGTCCATTATTGGGTTATGCTATGCATCGCATTGGTTTTTTTATTAAACTTTTTTTCGGTGAAAATTTTTGCTGAAGGCGAGTTTTTCTTTAGTTTGATTAAAGTTTTAGCGGTGATCGCTTTTATAGGCATTGGCGCGATTGGGATTATCTATCAAATCTATTTGCATGGGTTTAGTTCTATTTTTAATAACTTCTATTTTGGCGATAAGGGGTTTTTCCCTAACGGGAGCGCGGCGGTTTTTAGCGCGATGCTCGCTGTCATTTTTGCATTCACTGGCACAGAGGTGATTGGGGTGGCTGTAGGAGAGACTAAAAACGCTAGTGAAGTGATGCCTAAAGCGATCAAAGCGACCTTGTGGCGGATCGTCTTTTTCTTTTTAGGCTCGGTGTTTGTCATTTCTGTTTTTTTACCCATGAGCGATTCTTCTATCACGCAAAGCCCCTTTGTGAGCGTTTTGGAGCGCATTAACTTGCCCTTTGTTGGCATGGGTATCCCTTATGTAGCCGATATTATGAACGCTGTTATCATTACGGCGATGTTTTCTACCGCTAATTCAGGGCTTTATGGAGCGAGCCGCATGATTTATGGGCTGTCTAAACAAAAGATGTTTTTTAAAGTGTTTTCCAAGCTCAACCAACAAGGCACGCCCACTTATGCGATGTTTTTTTCCATTTCTTTTTCTCTCATAGGGCTTTTAGTCCAAATTTATGCAAAAGAAAATGTGGTGGAAGCTTTGATTAATGTGATCAGTTTCACGGTGATTATCGTGTGGGTTAGCGTGTCTATCTCACAATATTCTTTCCGTAAGCAATACTTAAAGGCCGGGCATTCTTTAGAGAATTTGCCTTATAAAGCCCCCTTTTTACCCTTTTTGCAGCTCATAGGGATCACAGGGTGTGTCATCGGTGTGATTGGCTCTGCTATGGATAAGGATCAACGCATCGGGATGATTTTAACGATTGTTTTTGCCATTGTGTGTTACATTGGATACTATTTTACACAAAAAGCTAATGAAAATAACAAAAAAGATTTGATATAA
- the pgsA gene encoding CDP-diacylglycerol--glycerol-3-phosphate 3-phosphatidyltransferase, which produces MKVLKLLPNFLTILRIVLALFLLFLLLNTHTYFNFLTPFQTNMISSLVFLFAALTDLLDGYIARSYKAKSRFGEIFDPLADKILILSAFLGLVYLDRVNAWIPFVILGREFFISGLRVLAANEKKDIPVNALGKYKTVSQVVAISALLANLAYAYAFVAVAVFLTLYSGIDYTIKYYKS; this is translated from the coding sequence ATGAAAGTTTTAAAACTCCTGCCTAATTTTTTGACGATTTTACGCATCGTTTTAGCGTTATTTTTATTGTTTTTATTGTTAAATACGCATACTTATTTTAATTTTTTAACCCCCTTTCAAACCAACATGATCTCTTCGTTGGTTTTTTTGTTTGCCGCGCTCACGGATTTATTGGACGGCTATATCGCTAGAAGCTATAAAGCCAAATCGCGCTTTGGGGAGATTTTTGACCCTTTGGCGGATAAAATCCTTATTTTGAGCGCGTTTTTAGGGCTAGTTTATTTGGATCGTGTGAATGCGTGGATCCCGTTTGTGATTTTAGGGCGTGAATTTTTTATTTCAGGGCTTAGAGTCTTGGCCGCAAATGAAAAAAAGGATATTCCCGTCAATGCGTTAGGCAAGTATAAAACCGTCTCTCAAGTCGTAGCGATTAGCGCTTTATTGGCCAATCTAGCTTACGCCTATGCGTTTGTGGCTGTAGCGGTTTTTTTAACCCTCTATTCGGGGATAGATTATACTATTAAATATTATAAATCTTAA
- a CDS encoding enoyl-ACP reductase, producing the protein MNGSNHMKNKTLVISGATRGIGKAILYRFAQSGVNIAFTYNKNVEEANKIIEYVEQKYSIKAKAYPLNVLEPEQYTELFKQIDADFDRVDFFISNAIIYGRSVVGGFAPFMRLKPKGLNNIYTATVLAFVVGAQEAAKRMQKVGGGAIVSLSSTGNLVYMPNYAGHGNSKNAVETMVKYAAVDLGEFNIRVNAVSGGPIDTDALKAFPDYVEIKEKVEEQSPLKRMGNPNDLAGAAYFLCDETQSGWLTGQTIVVDGGTTFK; encoded by the coding sequence ATGAATGGTTCCAATCACATGAAAAATAAAACCCTAGTGATTAGCGGCGCGACTAGAGGCATTGGCAAGGCGATATTGTATCGTTTCGCTCAAAGCGGCGTGAATATCGCTTTCACTTACAATAAAAATGTTGAAGAAGCCAACAAAATTATAGAATATGTGGAGCAAAAATATTCCATTAAAGCCAAAGCTTACCCCCTTAATGTTTTAGAGCCTGAGCAATACACAGAGCTTTTTAAACAAATTGATGCGGATTTTGACAGAGTGGATTTTTTTATTTCTAACGCTATTATTTACGGGCGCTCGGTCGTGGGTGGGTTTGCACCTTTCATGCGCTTAAAACCTAAAGGATTAAACAATATTTATACAGCCACTGTGTTAGCGTTTGTGGTAGGGGCTCAAGAAGCGGCAAAACGCATGCAAAAAGTAGGCGGTGGGGCGATCGTGAGCTTAAGCTCTACAGGAAACTTGGTCTATATGCCTAATTACGCCGGCCATGGCAATTCCAAAAACGCCGTAGAAACCATGGTTAAATACGCCGCTGTGGATTTAGGCGAGTTTAACATTAGAGTGAATGCGGTTAGTGGCGGGCCTATTGATACGGACGCTTTGAAAGCCTTCCCTGACTATGTGGAAATCAAAGAAAAAGTAGAAGAGCAATCGCCCCTAAAACGCATGGGCAATCCTAACGATCTGGCCGGAGCGGCGTATTTCTTGTGCGATGAAACCCAAAGCGGTTGGCTTACCGGGCAAACAATCGTTGTAGATGGTGGAACTACTTTCAAATAA
- the dapA gene encoding 4-hydroxy-tetrahydrodipicolinate synthase has translation MQFHSSSALVTPFKKDLSVDEAAYESLIKRQIFQGMDACVPVGTTGESATLTHKEHMRCIEIAIETCKNTKTPSNSRMKVLAGVGSNATSESLSLAKFAQKIGADAILCVSPYYNRPTQQGLFEHYKTIAQSVEIPVMLYDVPSRTGVSIEVPTALKLFREVPNIKAIKEASGSLKRVTELHYHEKDFKIFSGEDSLNHSIMFSGGQGVISVTGNLMPNLISQMVNCALKHEYQQALEIQDKLFNLHQALFVETNPIPIKMAMHLAGLIENPSYRLPLVAPSKETIKLLEKTLQQYEVIA, from the coding sequence ATGCAATTCCATTCATCTAGTGCACTGGTTACGCCTTTTAAAAAAGATCTGAGCGTTGATGAGGCCGCTTATGAATCCTTGATCAAGCGCCAAATTTTTCAAGGCATGGACGCATGCGTGCCTGTTGGCACGACAGGAGAATCCGCCACACTCACCCATAAGGAGCATATGCGTTGCATTGAAATCGCCATAGAAACTTGCAAAAACACCAAAACGCCTTCAAACTCACGCATGAAAGTGTTGGCCGGCGTGGGCAGTAACGCCACGAGCGAGTCGCTTTCTTTAGCCAAATTCGCTCAAAAAATCGGTGCAGATGCGATTTTATGCGTAAGCCCTTATTATAACCGCCCCACCCAACAAGGCTTATTTGAGCATTATAAAACCATCGCTCAATCGGTGGAAATCCCTGTCATGCTCTATGATGTGCCAAGCCGCACAGGCGTTTCTATTGAAGTCCCAACCGCGCTCAAGCTTTTTAGAGAAGTCCCTAACATTAAAGCCATTAAAGAAGCGTCTGGCTCTTTGAAAAGAGTAACAGAATTGCACTATCATGAAAAAGATTTTAAAATTTTTAGTGGGGAAGATTCGCTCAACCACTCTATCATGTTTTCAGGGGGTCAAGGCGTGATTTCAGTGACCGGTAATTTAATGCCCAATTTGATTTCACAAATGGTCAATTGCGCGCTCAAACATGAATACCAACAAGCCCTAGAAATCCAAGACAAGCTTTTTAATTTGCATCAAGCCCTTTTTGTGGAAACGAACCCTATCCCTATTAAAATGGCCATGCATTTAGCCGGCTTGATTGAAAACCCAAGCTACAGACTGCCTTTAGTAGCTCCAAGCAAGGAAACGATTAAACTTTTAGAAAAAACTTTACAACAATATGAGGTAATTGCATGA
- a CDS encoding M16 family metallopeptidase has translation MKYFSSQRLLRLCSVLLVILGASMHAQSYLPKHESVTLKNGLQVVSVPLENKTGVIEVDVLYRVGSRNEIMGKSGIAHMLEHLNFKSTKNLKAGEFDKIVKRFGGVSNASTSFDITRYFIKTSQANLDKSLELFAETMGSLNLKEDEFLPERQVVAEERRWRTDNSPIGMLYFRFFNTAYVYHPYHWTPIGFMDDIQNWTLEDIKKFHSLYYQPKNAIVLVVGDVNSQKVFELAKKHFESLKNLDEKAIPTPYMKEPKQDGARTAVVHKDGVHLEWVALGYKVPAFKHKDQVALDALSRLLGEGKSSWLQSELVDKKRLASQAFSHNMQLQDESVFLFIAGGNPNIKAEDLQKEIVALLEKLKKGQITQAELDKLKINQKADFISNLESSSDVAGLFADYLVQNDIQGLTDYQQQFLDLKVSDLVRVANEYFKDAQSTTVFLKP, from the coding sequence ATGAAATATTTTTCTAGTCAAAGACTTTTGAGGCTTTGTTCTGTCTTGTTAGTGATCTTAGGAGCGAGCATGCATGCACAATCTTACTTACCCAAACATGAGAGCGTTACCTTAAAAAACGGGTTGCAAGTCGTAAGCGTTCCCTTAGAAAATAAAACCGGGGTTATAGAGGTTGATGTGCTTTATAGAGTCGGCTCTAGAAACGAAATCATGGGAAAAAGCGGGATCGCTCACATGCTAGAGCATTTGAATTTTAAAAGCACTAAAAACCTTAAAGCCGGCGAATTTGATAAAATCGTTAAGCGTTTTGGGGGCGTGAGTAACGCTTCTACGAGCTTTGATATTACACGCTATTTCATTAAGACCAGTCAGGCTAACTTGGATAAGTCTTTAGAATTGTTCGCCGAAACGATGGGTTCATTGAATTTAAAAGAAGATGAGTTTTTGCCTGAGCGTCAAGTGGTCGCTGAAGAAAGGCGATGGCGTACTGATAATTCCCCTATTGGCATGCTTTATTTCCGCTTCTTTAACACCGCTTATGTTTATCACCCCTACCATTGGACGCCCATTGGTTTTATGGACGATATTCAAAACTGGACTTTAGAAGACATTAAAAAATTCCATTCGCTCTACTATCAGCCTAAAAACGCTATCGTTTTAGTGGTAGGCGATGTCAATTCCCAAAAGGTTTTTGAATTAGCCAAAAAGCATTTTGAATCCTTAAAAAATCTTGATGAAAAAGCTATCCCCACCCCTTACATGAAAGAGCCTAAACAAGATGGGGCGAGAACGGCAGTCGTGCATAAAGATGGGGTCCATTTAGAATGGGTCGCTCTAGGGTATAAAGTGCCTGCTTTCAAGCATAAAGATCAAGTCGCTTTAGATGCGTTAAGCAGGCTTTTAGGCGAAGGCAAAAGTTCATGGTTGCAAAGCGAATTGGTGGATAAAAAACGCTTGGCTTCTCAAGCTTTCTCGCATAACATGCAATTGCAAGATGAAAGCGTGTTTTTATTCATCGCTGGAGGTAATCCTAATATCAAAGCCGAAGATTTGCAAAAAGAAATCGTAGCGCTTTTAGAAAAACTTAAAAAAGGGCAAATCACTCAAGCGGAGTTAGACAAGCTCAAAATCAACCAAAAAGCCGACTTCATTTCTAATTTAGAAAGTTCTAGCGATGTGGCGGGGCTTTTTGCAGACTATTTAGTGCAAAACGATATTCAAGGCTTAACCGATTACCAGCAACAATTTTTGGATTTAAAAGTGAGCGATTTGGTGCGCGTGGCTAATGAATATTTTAAAGACGCCCAATCAACCACCGTGTTTTTGAAACCTTAA
- a CDS encoding quinone-dependent dihydroorotate dehydrogenase: MLYSLLKKYLFSLDAEEAHEKVCKILRMLSSSPFLCDLIHSQLGYKNPKLENEILGLHFSNPLGLAAGFDKNASMIRALIAFGFGYLEAGTLTNIAQIGNEKPRLFRHIEEESLQNAMGFNNYGADLGVRAFKRFAPYKTPIGINLGKNKHIEQDNALEDYKAVLIKCLNIGDYYTFNLSSPNTPNLRDLQNKAFVNELFCMAKEMTNKPLFLKIAPDLEIDSMLEITNSAIEAGASGIIATNTTIDKSLVFAPKETGGLSGKCLTKKSREIFKELAKAFFNRTILVSVGGISGAKEAYERIKMGASLLQIYSAFIYNGPNLCQNILKDLVKLLQKDGFLSVKEAIGADLR, encoded by the coding sequence ATGCTTTATTCATTGTTAAAAAAATATTTGTTTAGCTTAGACGCTGAAGAAGCGCACGAAAAAGTTTGTAAAATTTTAAGAATGCTTTCTTCATCGCCCTTTTTGTGTGATTTGATCCATTCTCAATTAGGATACAAAAACCCAAAGCTTGAAAATGAAATTCTAGGCTTACACTTCTCTAACCCCTTAGGATTAGCCGCCGGCTTTGATAAAAACGCTTCCATGATTAGAGCGTTAATCGCCTTTGGGTTTGGCTATTTAGAAGCAGGCACCTTGACGAATATCGCTCAAATCGGGAATGAAAAGCCAAGACTTTTCAGGCATATTGAAGAAGAGTCCTTGCAAAATGCGATGGGGTTTAATAATTACGGAGCGGATTTAGGGGTTAGAGCGTTTAAGCGCTTCGCCCCTTATAAAACCCCTATTGGCATCAATTTAGGCAAAAACAAACACATAGAGCAAGATAACGCCCTAGAAGATTACAAGGCGGTTTTGATTAAATGCTTAAACATTGGCGATTATTACACCTTCAACCTTTCTTCGCCCAACACACCTAATTTAAGGGATTTGCAAAATAAGGCGTTTGTGAATGAACTTTTTTGCATGGCTAAAGAAATGACCAACAAGCCCTTATTTTTAAAAATCGCCCCAGATTTAGAAATAGATAGCATGCTAGAAATCACAAATAGTGCTATTGAAGCTGGAGCGAGCGGGATCATTGCAACTAACACCACGATTGATAAAAGCCTGGTGTTTGCCCCTAAAGAAACGGGAGGTTTGAGCGGGAAATGCTTGACCAAAAAAAGCCGTGAAATCTTTAAAGAATTGGCTAAAGCTTTTTTTAATAGGACTATTCTTGTTTCTGTGGGGGGGATTAGCGGTGCGAAAGAAGCTTATGAAAGGATTAAAATGGGAGCGAGTCTGTTACAAATTTATAGCGCTTTTATTTACAACGGGCCAAATTTATGCCAAAATATTCTTAAAGATTTGGTAAAATTACTCCAAAAAGATGGATTTTTGAGCGTCAAAGAGGCTATAGGAGCGGATTTAAGATGA
- a CDS encoding RNA degradosome polyphosphate kinase, producing MDRFFNRELSWLAFNTRVLNEAKDESLPLLERLKFLAIYDTNLDEFYMIRVAGLKQLYEHKIASKGIDGASPEEQLEKIKRYLAHEIEERELEFQKIQALLFKKGLCITPYNKLNLEQKAKAKTYFKEQLYALVLPFKLDSSHTFPPLANLTFALFARIKDKETQNTSHALIKLPSFIFRFVELEKGLFVLAEEIVEAHLEELFLEHEILDCMAFRVTCDADIAITEDEAHDYADLMSKSLRKRNQGEIVRLQIQNGSQELLNTLLASLRSFQTHSYKKHKLTGMHIYKSAIMLNLGDLWELVNHSDFKTLKSPNFTPKIHPHFNENDLFKSIEKQDLLLFHPYESFEPVIDLIEQAASDPTTLSIKMTLYRVGRHSPIVKALIEAASKIQVSVLVELKARFDEESNLHWAKALERAGALVVYGVFKLKVHAKMLVITKKTDNQLRHFTHLSTGNYNPLSAKIYTDVSFFSAKNEIANDIIKLFHSLLTSSATSNTLETLFMAPKQIKKQIIDLIQNEMKHEQEGYIILKANALVDSEIIEWLYKASQKGVKIDLIIRGICCLKPLVKGLSENIRVYSIVGKYLEHARIYYFKHENIYFSSADLMPRNLERRVELLIPATTPKIAHKLLHILEIQLKDTLKRYELDSKGRYTKISNPNDPLNSQDYFEKHALKTF from the coding sequence TTGGATCGTTTCTTTAACCGAGAGCTTTCATGGTTAGCTTTTAACACAAGGGTTTTGAATGAAGCTAAAGATGAGAGCCTGCCTTTATTAGAGCGCTTGAAGTTTTTAGCCATTTATGACACGAATTTAGACGAATTTTACATGATAAGAGTGGCGGGGCTTAAACAACTCTATGAGCATAAAATCGCCTCTAAAGGCATTGATGGCGCAAGCCCTGAAGAACAATTAGAAAAAATCAAGCGTTATTTAGCGCATGAAATTGAAGAAAGGGAATTGGAATTTCAAAAAATCCAAGCCCTACTCTTTAAAAAGGGGCTTTGCATCACCCCTTATAACAAGCTGAATCTAGAGCAAAAAGCCAAAGCTAAAACTTATTTTAAAGAGCAACTTTATGCGTTAGTCTTGCCTTTTAAGTTGGATTCCTCGCACACTTTCCCGCCTTTAGCGAATTTGACTTTCGCGCTTTTTGCCCGCATTAAAGACAAAGAAACCCAAAACACCTCTCATGCGCTCATCAAACTCCCCTCTTTTATCTTCCGTTTTGTAGAGCTGGAAAAAGGCTTGTTTGTGTTGGCTGAAGAAATCGTAGAAGCGCATTTAGAAGAATTGTTTTTAGAGCATGAAATTTTAGATTGTATGGCGTTTAGGGTAACTTGCGATGCGGATATTGCAATCACTGAAGATGAAGCGCATGATTATGCGGATTTGATGAGTAAGAGTTTAAGGAAACGAAACCAAGGCGAAATCGTGCGCTTGCAAATCCAAAACGGAAGCCAAGAGCTTTTAAACACCCTTTTAGCCTCTTTAAGGAGTTTTCAGACCCACTCTTACAAAAAGCACAAACTCACCGGCATGCATATTTATAAAAGCGCAATCATGCTTAATTTAGGGGATTTGTGGGAATTAGTCAATCATAGCGATTTTAAAACCCTTAAATCGCCCAATTTCACGCCTAAAATCCACCCCCACTTTAACGAAAACGATCTTTTTAAATCTATAGAAAAACAAGACTTGTTGTTATTCCACCCTTATGAGAGTTTTGAGCCTGTGATTGATTTGATAGAGCAAGCCGCTAGCGATCCAACCACGCTTTCTATCAAAATGACGCTTTATCGTGTGGGCAGGCATTCTCCCATTGTCAAAGCCTTAATTGAAGCGGCGAGCAAGATCCAAGTGAGCGTTTTAGTGGAATTGAAAGCGCGCTTTGATGAAGAGAGTAATTTGCACTGGGCAAAAGCCTTAGAAAGAGCGGGCGCGTTAGTGGTTTATGGCGTTTTCAAACTCAAAGTGCATGCCAAAATGCTTGTGATCACCAAAAAAACAGACAACCAATTACGCCATTTCACCCACTTAAGCACGGGCAATTACAACCCTTTGAGCGCTAAAATCTATACCGATGTGAGTTTTTTTAGCGCGAAAAATGAAATCGCTAACGACATTATCAAACTCTTCCACTCTCTTTTAACAAGCAGTGCAACGAGCAACACCCTAGAAACGCTTTTTATGGCGCCCAAACAAATTAAAAAACAAATCATTGATTTGATCCAAAATGAAATGAAGCATGAACAAGAAGGCTATATCATTTTAAAAGCCAACGCGCTAGTGGATAGCGAGATCATTGAATGGCTGTATAAAGCCTCTCAAAAAGGGGTTAAAATTGATCTCATTATCAGGGGGATTTGCTGTTTAAAGCCCCTAGTCAAAGGCTTGAGCGAAAATATTAGGGTGTATTCTATCGTGGGGAAATATTTAGAACATGCACGCATTTATTATTTTAAACATGAGAATATCTATTTTTCTAGCGCGGATTTGATGCCCAGGAATTTAGAAAGGCGCGTGGAATTGCTCATCCCGGCCACAACCCCAAAGATCGCTCATAAATTGTTGCACATTTTAGAAATCCAATTAAAAGACACCCTAAAACGCTACGAGTTAGATTCTAAAGGCCGTTACACTAAAATTTCAAACCCTAATGATCCTTTAAATTCGCAGGATTATTTTGAAAAACACGCCCTTAAAACCTTTTAG
- a CDS encoding restriction endonuclease subunit S, with the protein MTKLLDLKNNSVIAINQNNYTKEDNYKKVCYLDTDNITNNRINAFLKIDLTKEKLPSRAKRKCSINSIIYSSVRPNQRHFGIIKEIPKNFLVSTAFIVIDVIDLEKLDPNYLYYYITQDEIIHYLHRIAECGTSSYPSITPLDFLNIKVKLYPLETQQKIARTLSILDQKIENNHKINELLHKILELLYEQYFVRFDFLDENNKPYQTNGGKMKFSKELNRLIPNDFEVKTLGDNPLCNTIKTGVTPFKQKVYYETKHIQETLSLNQGLKVSYRKRPNRANMQPAIYSVWFAKMKDTKKHLFLNQRMQSWIKESILSTGFCGLQCQKHTFEYIASMIKHSPFETRKNNLATGATQKAINIEALDYIFILIPNKELLDNYSKITKPLYEKISNNIIETQTLTTMRDFLLPLLLKQQVKPQ; encoded by the coding sequence ATGACTAAACTTTTAGATTTAAAAAATAATTCAGTAATTGCTATCAATCAAAACAACTACACTAAAGAAGACAATTACAAAAAAGTTTGTTATTTAGATACTGATAATATCACAAACAATAGAATAAATGCTTTTCTAAAAATTGATTTAACAAAAGAAAAACTGCCCTCAAGAGCTAAACGAAAATGCTCCATTAATAGCATTATTTATTCTAGCGTAAGACCCAATCAACGCCACTTTGGGATTATTAAAGAAATTCCAAAAAATTTTTTAGTTTCTACCGCTTTTATCGTAATAGATGTTATAGACTTAGAAAAATTAGACCCTAATTATTTGTATTATTATATTACGCAAGATGAAATCATTCATTACTTGCACCGCATCGCAGAATGTGGGACTTCTAGCTACCCCTCTATCACACCCCTAGATTTTCTTAATATTAAAGTCAAACTTTACCCACTAGAAACACAACAAAAAATCGCCCGCACGCTTTCTATTTTGGATCAAAAAATAGAGAACAACCATAAAATCAATGAGCTTTTACACAAAATCCTAGAACTTCTTTATGAACAATACTTCGTTCGTTTTGATTTTTTAGATGAAAACAACAAGCCCTACCAAACTAACGGCGGAAAAATGAAATTTTCTAAAGAATTAAACCGCCTTATCCCCAACGATTTTGAAGTCAAAACGCTAGGGGATAATCCCCTATGTAACACAATCAAAACGGGAGTAACCCCCTTTAAACAAAAAGTGTATTATGAAACAAAACATATACAAGAAACCCTATCTCTTAATCAAGGACTTAAAGTTAGCTATAGAAAACGCCCTAATAGAGCCAACATGCAACCCGCTATCTATTCGGTATGGTTTGCCAAAATGAAAGACACTAAAAAACACTTATTTTTAAACCAACGCATGCAATCATGGATAAAAGAAAGTATATTATCAACAGGTTTTTGTGGCTTACAATGTCAAAAACATACTTTTGAATACATAGCTTCCATGATTAAACACTCCCCTTTTGAAACAAGAAAAAACAATCTAGCGACCGGTGCTACACAAAAAGCTATCAACATTGAGGCACTAGACTATATTTTCATTCTTATACCAAATAAAGAGCTACTAGATAATTATTCCAAAATAACTAAACCACTCTATGAAAAAATCTCTAACAATATCATTGAGACCCAAACCCTAACCACGATGAGGGACTTTCTACTCCCCCTACTCTTAAAACAGCAAGTCAAACCACAATAA